The Corynebacterium marinum DSM 44953 genome contains the following window.
GGTGACGAGCTCACCTTTCCCCAGCAGGATGTGGGGGCCGAGGTTGATCTCCCGCGCGATGTCGGCGAGCCCGTAGCGGGAGACGATGGAGGCGCGCATCTTCGAGATGTCCGACTCCGGGCGGGAAGGGTACTGGGAGTAGAGCCTGGTAGCGACGGAGAGACCGAGGACGGCGTCGCCGAGGAACTCCAGGCGCTCGTTGTTCGGCAGGGTGCCGTTCTCGTTGGCGAAGCTGCGGTGCGTCAGCGCGAGGCGGAGGTAGTCGTCCTCAATGCGGACGCCAAGGGCGTCGAAAAGCGGGGTGTGGTCGACCGCCCGGAAGGCGGTCTCGAGAGACTCCTCCCCGCTCGGCCGCGGGCGCTTGCGGGTCACAGGAACTTCTCCAGGTCGCCCCACCTCGGGTCGACCGCCTTGAACTCGCCGGACACGCCGTCCGGGGCGGGGGTTTCAGAGTCGTCGCACCCGTTCTCGCAGGTCGGGTTGAAAGGCAGCGCGAGGACGGCTTCGTCGATGACCGCCTGGAGGATGTCGACCTGGTCGCCGACGATCTCCGGCAGGTCGTCGGCCTCATCGCCTTCTTCGCCGGTGACGAAGTCCGGGGAGCCGGAGAACACCTGGGTGACGTGCAGCTCCAGGTCCGGGTGGAGTTCCCGGAGGCAGCGGACGCACTGCCCGGTGAGGCGGCCGCGGATGTCGGCGTCGACGAGCACTCCCCCGCCCAACTGGCTGAGGGTGGCGTCGACGGTGATCTCCTCGCCTTCCGCGAGGCCGATCATCTCGGGACCGATCCGGATGGGGCTGGGACCGGTCTGGGTGCGCTGGGCGAACTGGTTGAGTCCGGCGATGTTGAACACGAAGGGAGAAGTCATAGCCTCTGAAGCTTACTCACTCCGGCGCCGGGACACACCAGCGCCTCGGCGCAGGGCCTGGCGGTCGCGGGTGACGGTGCGGAGGACGCCCGTGAGGGTCTCCTCGAAATCGGCGAGCTTGCCCTCGACGAACTCGTCGCACTCGGTGCGCAGGCGGGCGGAATCGGCGGTGGCGGAATCGACGATGCGGTGTGCCTCTTCGTTGGCGCGGCGCACGATCTCCGCGTCGGAGACGAGGCGCTCCTGTTCGGCGATGCCCTCGTCGACGCTGCGGCGGTAGGAGGTGTTGCCGTCCTCGATGAGGCGGTCGGCCTCCGCCTGGGCGCGGGTGACGGTGTCCTCCGCCTCGCGACGCGCCGAGGACACCATGTGGTCGGCGTCGTCCTCGGCCTTGGCGACCAGGTCCGTGGCGTGGCGGCGGGCGTCGGCGACGATGTTGTCGGCGTCCTCCTGCGCGCGGCCGACGATGTCGCCGGCCTGGGCCTCTGCATCGGCGACCATGCCGCGCGCGCGCTCCTCGGCGCCCCGCAGGATCTCCGCCTCCTTGTCCAGCACATCCTGCGCGTCGTCGATCTCCACGGGCAGGGCGTTGCGGAGATCGTCGAGGAGCGCGAGCATGTCGTTGCGCGGGACCATGCAGTTGGAGGTCATGGGCACGCCGTACGCCTGCTCCACGGTCTGGTTGAGTTCGTCGAGGGCCTCAAATACGCGGTACATGCCGCCAATCGTAGACGACCTAGATGACGCCTTGGGCGAGCATCGCGTCAGCGGTCTTCTTGAATCCGGCGATGTTGGACCCGACCACGTAATCTCCCTCGCGGCCGTACTCCTTCGCCGTGTTGGACATGGTGCGGAAGATCTTGGACATGATCTTGTGCAGCCGCTGGTCGGTGTACTCGAAGGACCAGGAGTCGCGGGACGCGTTCTGCTGCATCTCCAGGGCGGAGGTGGCGACGCCGCCGGCGTTGGCGGCCTTGCCCGGGGCGAAGTGGATGCCGTTCTCGCGGAAGACCTCGATGGCCTCCGGGGTGGAGGGCATGTTGGCGCCCTCGGCGACGAAGCGGACGCCGTTGGCCGCCAGAGCGCGGGCGTGATCGCCGTTGAGCTCGTTCTGGGTGGCGCACGGGAGGGCGACGTCGGCCGCGAGGTCCCAGATGGAACCGTCCTCGTGGAAGGTAGCTCCGGTGCTCTCCTCCACGTAGGCGGTGACGCGCTCACGGCGCTTGTCCTTGACGTCCTTGAGCAGTTCGACATCGACGCCGTCCGGGGTGGAGACCCAGCCGGAGGAGTCGGAGAAACCGACGACGGTCGCGCCGAGCTCCTGCGCCTTCTCGATGGCGTAGATGGCGACGTTGCCGGAACCGGAGACGATGACCTTCGCGCCTGACATGGAGGCACCGTGGGCCTTCATCATCTCCTCGGTGAGGTAGACGCAGCCGTAGCCGGTGGCCTCGGTGCGTACCAGGGAACCGCCCCAGGTCAGGCCCTTGCCGGTGAGGACACCGGACTCGTGCTGGCCGGCGAGGCGCCGGTACTGGCCGAAGAGGAAGCCGATCTCCCGGGCGCCGACGCCGATGTCGCCGGCGGGGACGTCCTTGTACTCGCCGATGTGCTTGTGCAGCTCGGTCATGAAGGACTGGCAGAAGCGCATGATCTCGAGCTCGGACTTGCCCTTGGGGTCGAAGTCGGAGCCGCCCTTGCCGCCGCCGATGGGCAGGCCGGTCAGGGAGTTCTTGAAGATCTGCTCGAAGCCGAGGAACTTGATGATGCCCAGGTTGACCGAGGGGTGGAAACGCAGGCCGCCCTTGTACGGGCCGAGAGCGGAGTTGAACTGGACCCGGAAACCGCGGTTGACCTGTACCACCCCGTTGTCGTCGATCCACGGCACGCGGAAGATGAGCTGGCGCTCGGGCTCGCACAGGCGCTGGATGAGACCGTAGTCAGCGTAATGAGGGTCCTTCTCCAGGACGATCTTCAGCGAGGCGAGAACTTCTGCAACTGCCTGGTGGAACTCAGGCTCTCCTGCGTTACGCTTGAGAAGCATGTTGTAGTAGGAGGAGACCTGCTCGTCGATTGACATACGAGTCCTTTCCGGCCCGCAGTAGCGGGCAGCCCGGGGGTGGGTTTTCTAACGGTTAACAGTTTTCACGTGCGACGTCTCCCACGCAAGTTTCCGGCACGTTGAATGCGTCACTCACCCTACCCCTAGACTGGTGTGCCATGGTCCACATCATCATCGCCCCCGACTCCTTCAAGGGCACCGCAACCGCAGAACAGGCCGCGCGTTCTCTCGGGGAGGGCGTCCGCTCCGTCATCCGGGACGCCGACATCACCCTCGCCCCCATGGCTGACGGGGGTGAGGGCACGGCCGCCACCTTCGCCGGCGAGACGGTCACCCTGCCCACCACCGACGCCGCGGGCCGCCTGACGGAGGCGTCCTACGTCCTCGACGGCGCCACCGCCTACATCGATCTCGCCGCGGCTTCCGGGCTTCCGGCCGTGGCGGACGCGCCGGTGCCCTTGACCGGCGACACCTACGGCACCGGTGTGCTCATCGCCGACGCCCAGACCCGCGGCGCCACCCGGATCGTCCTCTGCCTCGGCGGTTCGGCGACCTCCGACGCCGGCACGGGCATCCTCGTCGCGCTCGGCGCCACCCCCGTGGACGCTGCCGGCTACTCCCTGCCCAAGGGCGGCGGTTCCCTCGGCAAGCTGGCGGACATCGACACCGCCCAGCTCAACATCCCCGCGGCGGCCGTCGAATGGGTGCTGCTCACCGACGTTCGGGCCACCGTCCCCGAGGCGGCGACTGTCTTCGCCCCGCAGAAGGGTGCCTCCGCCGAGGACGTCGCACTCCTCGAGGCCGCCCTCACCCACGCCGCCGACACCCTCGGCGTCGATCCCCTGACCCCCGGTTTCGGCGCGGCCGGGGCGGTCCCGGTGGGCATCCACTGGCTGTCGACCATGCTGCACGGCACCGACTCGCACGTCCACGTCCTGCCCGGCGCGCCGCTGGTCGCGGACGCGCTGGGGTTGACGGAGGCGGTCCCGGGGGCGAATCTGGTCATCACCGGCGAGGGCGCCTTCGACGCGCAGTCGTTGACCGGCAAGGTCGTCGGCACCGTCGCCGACCTGGTCGGGGGCACGGACGCCACGCTCGCGATCGCGGCGGGGCGTTTCGACGTCGATCCGGGCGAGGACGTCATCGCGGTCGAGCTGGGGGCGCCGGGGGACGTCGAGAAGCAGCTTTTCGACGCCGGCGCGGCAATCGCGGCCGACTACCTGCGGATCTCCACGGCCCAGGGGTAGATCGCGTCCACCTCGTGGTCCTGCTCCATCTCCAGCGCGACGGCGTTGGTGGGCAGGTGCGCCTGGGGGGTGAGGAAGCGGGAGAGCACCATCGCCAGCTGGTTGACGGAACCGGTGGCCCCCTCCACGGCGATGAGGTAGCGGTGGACCTGGGCGTGGTGGAGGTCGTCGCGGTCCTCGCGCAGCCCGTCCTCGATGCCCTCGTGGAGCTTCGGGGCGTGGTCGTGGGTGACGGAACCGCCGGCGAGCTTCCCGGCGTCGACGAGCTTCCCGATGGCTCCCTCGAACACCCCCTGCAGCTGGAGTGCGGGAGCGTCGGGGACGAGGACATCAAACTGGATCGCAGGCATGGGGAAAGCCTAGCCAATAACCTGGTGGGTATGAGTCTTCCCCCCAACGCCCACCGCGACCCGATCACCGTCATGGCCGACGGGACCATCAAGCAGGTGAACCCTTTCTCGGGGACGGAGGTGTGGACCGTCCCGGGCCGGGGGAACCGCCCCCTGGCCTCCCCCGCCGTCGACCCCGCACCGCTGGGCCCCCACGACCGGGAGCACCGTTGCGCCTTCTGCGCCGGCAGCCCGCTGGCCACCCCGCCGGAGAAGGCCCGCATGGTCCGCCAGGACGGGGAATGGCGGATCCTCGACGGCCTCCTCCCCAACCAGCTGACGGAGACCTCCGCCGAGTTCCGCCGCGTGCCCAACCTCTTCGAGATCATCTCCTACGACTACTGGGCGAAGAACTACGGCTTCCAGATGGACCCGCCGACCGCGGCGCGGATGGCCGGCTATCTGGCGGACCCGGCAGGGCGCGGGCACGTCCTGGACATCGTCCGCACCCGGCTGAGCGCCGGCGGCCGGGACGCCGACCTGCCGGAAGAGGAGCTGCTGGAGTACGCCCCCGCCTATTTCGCCGGGGGCCACGACGTGATCGTCGCCCGCCGCCACTTCACCGACGAGGCCACCCACACCAACCAGCTGGCCTCCTCCGGCATGCTCACCCCCGAGGAGCATTTCGCCTTCACGCTGTTCACCATCGACGGCATCGACGACCTCTACCAGCGCAACCGCTACGCCCCCTACGTCGTCGCCTTCCAGAACTGGCTCGCGCCGGCCGGCGCCTCCTTCGAGCACCTGCACAAGCAGCTGGTGGCCATCGATTCCCGTTCCGTCCAGGCCGAGCTGGAGATCTCCCGGCTGCGGCTGAACCCGAACATGTACAACGAGTGGGGTGTGGACTACGCCGGGTACCGCAACCTCATCATCGCGGAGAACGAGCACGCCGTGGTGCACGCCGGGTTCGGGCACCGCTACCCCACCCTGACCATCTACTCCCGCTCCCCCACCCCGGAGCCGTGGCTGCAGTCCAACGCCGAGATCCGCGGCATGAGCGACCTCATCCACGCCTGCCACGCCGCCACCGGGGCGGAGGTGGCGGTCAACGAGGAATGGCACCACCGGCCGGTCGACCTGGACATGCCCATGCCGTGGCGGGTGAACATCAAGTGGCGCGTGTCCACCCTCGCGGGTTTCGAGGGGGGCACGAAGATCTTCGTCAACACCCTGTCCCCCGACAACATCCGCGACCGCGTCGTCTCCGCCATGTACCGCCTCCGCGACGAGGGCCGCATCGCCCCGGACATCCGCATCGCCACCGAGTGCGACGCCCGCCGCAACACGCTCCTCTACAACCCGCTGCTGCAGTAACGTGGCAGGCGACATGACACACATCGCCCGCCTCCTCTCCCGCCACTCCGCCGACCTGACCTGGCAGCGCGCCTTCTACGAGGACCTGCACGAACATCCCGAACTGTCCGGCCACGAGCACGAGACGGCGGAGAAGATCGCGCGGAAGCTGGCGGACTTCGACTGCGAGGTCATCCCCGGCATCGGCGGCTACGGCATCGTCGCCGTCTTCCGCAACGGCGACGGCCCGGCAGCCCTGTTCCGCGCGGATTTCGACGCCCTGCCAGTACGGGAGGAGACGGGGGTGCCCTTCGCCTCCCCGACCGGCGTCATGCACGCCTGCGGCCACGACATGCACACCACGGCCCTGCTCGGCGCGTGCGCGCTTCTCGACGCCCACCGCGACGCCTGGTCCGGCACCTTCCTGGCGCTGTTCCAGCCGGCCGAGGAAACCGGCGCCGGCGCCGGCGCCATGGTCGCCGACGGCCTGGTCGCCCGCGTGCCCCGCCCGGACGTCTGCCTGGGCCAGCATGTCATGCCCGGCCGGGCGGGCGAGGTGCAGACCATGCCCGGGCCGCAGTTCGCGGCCTGCGACTCCATCCGCATCACCATCCCGGGGCGCAGCGCCCACGGCTCGATGCCCCACAAGGCCATCGACCCGACGTACGCCGCCGCCATGGTCGTCGTCCGCCTCCAGGGCATCGTGGGCCGGGAGGTCAACCCCGACGATTTCGCCGTGGTGTCGGTGGGAACCCTGCGCTCCGGTTCGACGAACAACATCATCCCGGGTTCCGCCGAGCTGGTCCTCAACTGCCGTTTCTATGACGCGGACGTCCAGCGCCGCGTCTACGCCGCCATCCGCCGCGTGGTCGAGGCCGAGTGCGCGGCCTCCGGAATCCTGGAGCCGCCGACCTTCGAGTTCTTCGGCCGCGGGGAGCTCATCGACAACGACCCCGGAGTGTTCCGGGCCGTCCGCCCCGTCTTCGACTCCGTCTTCGGCGGGGCGTCGGTCGACGCGGCGCGCACCACCGTCTCGGAGGACTTCGCCACGATCCCGCGGGCCTTCGGCGTTCCCTACCTGTACTGGGTCGTCGGCTGCACCCCGCGGGAGCTGTGGGACCGGGCCGTCGCCGAGAACCGGGTGGACGAGGACGTGCCCGTCAACCACATGGGCACCTTCCTCCCCGAATACGGCCCCACCGTCGACGCCGCCACCCGTGCGGCCGCGGCGTCGGTGCTCACCTACCTTCACCGTTGAGGGGCGGATGGGCAGGCATGCCTATATGCTGAACAAATGGGTCCGCCGTTACGTGGACCCGCTTTGCCGCGAGTGAAGACACCACCACCCCAGGAGCAATCCCCATGAGTGACACCCTGCCCGCACTGAACACCACCGTCGCAGGCCACGTTCGCGCCGCCTCCGGTGCCACCCCGGAGAGCGCCACGGACTACAAGTTCTGGTTCGGGCTCTCCCGCAGTGTGATGGAGCAGATCGCCGACAAGTGGGAGGAAACCACCGAAACCTACGCGGGCGTGCGTCAGCAGCACTACTTCTCCGCCGAGTTCCTGATGGGCCGGGCGCTGCTCAACAACCTCACCAACCTCGGGCTGGTCGAGGAGGCGGAGACCGCCGTGCAGGCGCTGGGCCACGAACTCGGCGACGTCCTCGACTCGGAGAATGACGCCGCCCTGGGCAACGGAGGACTGGGCCGCCTGGCCGCCTGTTTCCTCGATTCCTCGGCCACGCAGGACCTGCCGGTCACCGGCTACGGCATCCTCTACCGCTACGGCCTGTTCAAGCAGATCTTCGACAACGGTTTCCAGACCGAGCAGCCGGACGCCTGGAAGGAGAACGGCTACCCGTTCTACATCCGCCGGGAGGAGCAGCCGCGCATCGTCCAGTTCGACGACATGACTGTGCGCGCGGTGCCCTACGACATGCCGATCACCGGTTACGGCACCGACAACGTCGGCACCCTGCGCCTGTGGAAGGCCGAGCCGATGGAGGAGTTCGACTACGACGCCTTCAACTCGCAGCGCTTCACCGACGCCATCGTCGAGCGCGAGCGCGTCATGGACCTGTGCCGCGTGCTGTACCCGAACGACACCACCTACGGCGGCAAAGTGCTGCGCGTGCGTCAGCAGTACTTCTTCGTCTCCGCGTCGCTGCAGGCGATGATCCAGTCCCACCTCGAGCACCACGGCGACCTGTCGACCTTCGCCCAGTTCAACTCCATCCAGCTCAACGACACCCACCCGGTGCTGGCCATCCCGGAGCTCATGCGCCTGCTGCTCGACGAGCACGACATGACCTGGGAGCAGGCCTGGGGCATCGTCACCCGCACCTTCGCCTACACGAACCACACCGTCCTGGTCGAGGCCCTCGAGCAGTGGAACGTCTCCATCTTCCAGCAGCTCTTCGGCCGCGTGTGGGAGCTCGTCCTCGAGATCGACCGGCGCTTCCGTGTGGAACTGCGCGAGCTGGGCCTCGAAGAGGACCACATCGCCCGCATGGCCCCGGTCCAGGACGGCAACGTCCACATGGCGTGGATCGCCTGCTACGCCGCCTACTCCATCAACGGCGTCGCGGCGCTGCACACCGAGATCATCAAGCGCGACACCCTCAGCGACTGGCACGGCATCTGGCCGGAGAAGTTCAACAACAAGACCAACGGCGTCACGCCGCGCCGCTGGCTGAAGATGTGCAACCCGCGCCTGTCGGACCTGCTCACCCGCCTCGTCGGCTCCGACGCCTGGGTCACCGACATGGACCTGCTGAAGGATATCGCGCACTACGCCGACGACAAGAAGGTGATGAAGGAGCTGCTGGCGATCAAGGACGCCAACAAGGCCGACTTCGCCGAGTGGATCATGGACCGCCAGGGCATCGAGATCGACCCGACCTCGATCTTCGACACCCAGATCAAGCGCCTGCACGAGTACAAGCGCCAGCTGCTCAACGCGCTGTACATCCTGGACCTGTACCTGCGCATCAAGGAGGACG
Protein-coding sequences here:
- the gdhA gene encoding NADP-specific glutamate dehydrogenase gives rise to the protein MSIDEQVSSYYNMLLKRNAGEPEFHQAVAEVLASLKIVLEKDPHYADYGLIQRLCEPERQLIFRVPWIDDNGVVQVNRGFRVQFNSALGPYKGGLRFHPSVNLGIIKFLGFEQIFKNSLTGLPIGGGKGGSDFDPKGKSELEIMRFCQSFMTELHKHIGEYKDVPAGDIGVGAREIGFLFGQYRRLAGQHESGVLTGKGLTWGGSLVRTEATGYGCVYLTEEMMKAHGASMSGAKVIVSGSGNVAIYAIEKAQELGATVVGFSDSSGWVSTPDGVDVELLKDVKDKRRERVTAYVEESTGATFHEDGSIWDLAADVALPCATQNELNGDHARALAANGVRFVAEGANMPSTPEAIEVFRENGIHFAPGKAANAGGVATSALEMQQNASRDSWSFEYTDQRLHKIMSKIFRTMSNTAKEYGREGDYVVGSNIAGFKKTADAMLAQGVI
- a CDS encoding glycogen/starch/alpha-glucan phosphorylase, which gives rise to MSDTLPALNTTVAGHVRAASGATPESATDYKFWFGLSRSVMEQIADKWEETTETYAGVRQQHYFSAEFLMGRALLNNLTNLGLVEEAETAVQALGHELGDVLDSENDAALGNGGLGRLAACFLDSSATQDLPVTGYGILYRYGLFKQIFDNGFQTEQPDAWKENGYPFYIRREEQPRIVQFDDMTVRAVPYDMPITGYGTDNVGTLRLWKAEPMEEFDYDAFNSQRFTDAIVERERVMDLCRVLYPNDTTYGGKVLRVRQQYFFVSASLQAMIQSHLEHHGDLSTFAQFNSIQLNDTHPVLAIPELMRLLLDEHDMTWEQAWGIVTRTFAYTNHTVLVEALEQWNVSIFQQLFGRVWELVLEIDRRFRVELRELGLEEDHIARMAPVQDGNVHMAWIACYAAYSINGVAALHTEIIKRDTLSDWHGIWPEKFNNKTNGVTPRRWLKMCNPRLSDLLTRLVGSDAWVTDMDLLKDIAHYADDKKVMKELLAIKDANKADFAEWIMDRQGIEIDPTSIFDTQIKRLHEYKRQLLNALYILDLYLRIKEDGLKDVPKRTFIFGAKAAPGYVRAKAIIKLINEIAEKVNNDPDVNDRLRVVFVENYNVSPAEHIIPATDVSEQISTAGKEASGTGNMKFMMNGALTLGTMDGANVEIHEAVGDENAYIFGAREEELPDLRATYNPWHVYESVPGLKRTLDALVDGHLDDHGTGLFHDLRSSLLDGGGWETPDIYYVLGDFADYRETRDRMAEDFYADRQHWARMCWANICASGRFSSDRTINDYAREVWKLEPTPVTR
- a CDS encoding amidohydrolase, with the protein product MTHIARLLSRHSADLTWQRAFYEDLHEHPELSGHEHETAEKIARKLADFDCEVIPGIGGYGIVAVFRNGDGPAALFRADFDALPVREETGVPFASPTGVMHACGHDMHTTALLGACALLDAHRDAWSGTFLALFQPAEETGAGAGAMVADGLVARVPRPDVCLGQHVMPGRAGEVQTMPGPQFAACDSIRITIPGRSAHGSMPHKAIDPTYAAAMVVVRLQGIVGREVNPDDFAVVSVGTLRSGSTNNIIPGSAELVLNCRFYDADVQRRVYAAIRRVVEAECAASGILEPPTFEFFGRGELIDNDPGVFRAVRPVFDSVFGGASVDAARTTVSEDFATIPRAFGVPYLYWVVGCTPRELWDRAVAENRVDEDVPVNHMGTFLPEYGPTVDAATRAAAASVLTYLHR
- a CDS encoding DivIVA domain-containing protein, which gives rise to MYRVFEALDELNQTVEQAYGVPMTSNCMVPRNDMLALLDDLRNALPVEIDDAQDVLDKEAEILRGAEERARGMVADAEAQAGDIVGRAQEDADNIVADARRHATDLVAKAEDDADHMVSSARREAEDTVTRAQAEADRLIEDGNTSYRRSVDEGIAEQERLVSDAEIVRRANEEAHRIVDSATADSARLRTECDEFVEGKLADFEETLTGVLRTVTRDRQALRRGAGVSRRRSE
- a CDS encoding YceD family protein; amino-acid sequence: MTSPFVFNIAGLNQFAQRTQTGPSPIRIGPEMIGLAEGEEITVDATLSQLGGGVLVDADIRGRLTGQCVRCLRELHPDLELHVTQVFSGSPDFVTGEEGDEADDLPEIVGDQVDILQAVIDEAVLALPFNPTCENGCDDSETPAPDGVSGEFKAVDPRWGDLEKFL
- a CDS encoding glycerate kinase, coding for MVHIIIAPDSFKGTATAEQAARSLGEGVRSVIRDADITLAPMADGGEGTAATFAGETVTLPTTDAAGRLTEASYVLDGATAYIDLAAASGLPAVADAPVPLTGDTYGTGVLIADAQTRGATRIVLCLGGSATSDAGTGILVALGATPVDAAGYSLPKGGGSLGKLADIDTAQLNIPAAAVEWVLLTDVRATVPEAATVFAPQKGASAEDVALLEAALTHAADTLGVDPLTPGFGAAGAVPVGIHWLSTMLHGTDSHVHVLPGAPLVADALGLTEAVPGANLVITGEGAFDAQSLTGKVVGTVADLVGGTDATLAIAAGRFDVDPGEDVIAVELGAPGDVEKQLFDAGAAIAADYLRISTAQG
- a CDS encoding DUF4921 family protein; the protein is MSLPPNAHRDPITVMADGTIKQVNPFSGTEVWTVPGRGNRPLASPAVDPAPLGPHDREHRCAFCAGSPLATPPEKARMVRQDGEWRILDGLLPNQLTETSAEFRRVPNLFEIISYDYWAKNYGFQMDPPTAARMAGYLADPAGRGHVLDIVRTRLSAGGRDADLPEEELLEYAPAYFAGGHDVIVARRHFTDEATHTNQLASSGMLTPEEHFAFTLFTIDGIDDLYQRNRYAPYVVAFQNWLAPAGASFEHLHKQLVAIDSRSVQAELEISRLRLNPNMYNEWGVDYAGYRNLIIAENEHAVVHAGFGHRYPTLTIYSRSPTPEPWLQSNAEIRGMSDLIHACHAATGAEVAVNEEWHHRPVDLDMPMPWRVNIKWRVSTLAGFEGGTKIFVNTLSPDNIRDRVVSAMYRLRDEGRIAPDIRIATECDARRNTLLYNPLLQ